From Schizosaccharomyces pombe strain 972h- genome assembly, chromosome: II, the proteins below share one genomic window:
- the yea4 gene encoding NST UDP-N-acetylglucosamine transporter, with the protein MIASALSFIFGGCCSNAYALEALVREFPSSGILITFSQFILITIEGLIYFLLNDVQSLKHPKVPRKRWFVVVVMFFAINVLNNVALGFDISVPVHIILRSSGPLTTMAVGRILAGKRYSSLQIGSVFILTIGVIIATLGNAKDLHLHVESMTRFGIGFTILVITQILGAIMGLVLENTYRIYGSDWRESLFYTHALSLPFFLFLLRPIRSQWNDLFAIHTKGFLNLPSGVWYLCFNTLAQYFCVRGVNALGAETSALTVSVVLNVRKFVSLCLSLILFENEMGPAVKFGALLVFGSSAVYASARSKPKTNGLKKND; encoded by the coding sequence ATGATAGCATCTGCATTGTCTTTCATATTTGGAGGTTGCTGTTCAAACGCATATGCGCTTGAAGCACTCGTGCGAGAATTCCCAAGCAGTGGTATTCTGATTACGTTCTCGCAATTTATACTGATTACTATTGAAGGCTTGATATACTTTTTGCTAAACGACGTTCAGTCATTGAAACATCCAAAGGTGCCGCGTAAACGATGGTTTGTGGTTGTAGTAATGTTCTTTGCTATTAATGTTTTGAATAATGTGGCCTTGGGGTTTGATATTTCAGTACCAGtacatattattttaagaaGTAGTGGACCTTTAACAACAATGGCGGTTGGCAGAATCTTAGCTGGTAAAAGATACTCAAGTCTTCAAATTGGAAGTGTCTTCATACTTACTATTGGTGTCATAATAGCAACGTTGGGGAATGCGAAGGACTTACATTTGCATGTAGAATCAATGACTCGATTTGGCATTGGATTTACTATTCTGGTGATAACTCAAATACTTGGTGCCATCATGGGATTGGTATTGGAGAATACCTACAGAATATATGGCTCAGATTGGCGTGaaagtttattttacaCTCATGCTCTTTCccttcctttctttttgttccTTTTAAGGCCCATAAGAAGTCAGTGGAATGATTTATTTGCAATCCACACGAAAgggtttttaaatttaccTTCCGGAGTATGGTACTTGTGCTTCAATACGTTGGCTCAGTACTTCTGTGTACGTGGAGTAAACGCGCTAGGGGCAGAAACATCAGCTCTAACAGTCAGTGTTGTTTTGAACGTCAGAAAATTTGTGAGTTTATGTCTTAGCCTCATTCTCTTTGAAAACGAAATGGGACCTGCCGTAAAATTTGGGGCTTTGTTGGTGTTTGGATCCAGCGCAGTATATGCTTCTGCTCGGTcaaaaccaaaaacaaatggattgaaaaaaaatgattaa